Within Scomber japonicus isolate fScoJap1 chromosome 18, fScoJap1.pri, whole genome shotgun sequence, the genomic segment ctaactgtatataaagtagtgtaaactagctaactgtatataaattagtataaactagctaactgtatataaagtagtataaactagctaactgtatataaagtagtataaactagctccacctccagcaggtaatatataataatatatcactacttttactgtaatactggatactacatcactcataatactgcagtagttTTACTTACATTactgttttaatacttttactgcagtaaataaTCTGAgtgctacttcctgtttcagaaaTTCAGGTCTTTGTGCTCCAAGTCGAGCTTACTGGAAGAATATGGCGACCGGAAAGTGCGTCTCAGTACAGCGAACACTTACTCCTACAAGAAAGGTACAACACTCGTTATccttctgtttctgtgtttatCAGCTGATCCTGTTaatccaccacacacacagtcatacctGGTGTTTTGACTCTTTAACACTTTGCTTGACTCTTTTTTAATCAACGTATTACAGTGGACGTCCCGTTTAAAGAGTATGTGGAGATGTTACTGAGGCCTCAGTCTGTGGACTCTCTCGGCAGCGGTGAGTAAAACACTCGGGGTCTTTTTGgcagagcttttcttttctatgaACTCAAAAGTTAAATCTGAACTCAGATATGATACACATATTTCTATATTAAGCCTCAGATACACTTCCTTAAATCTGCTTAGTAATCatagaataaaggaaggaaaggaggaaggaggaaaagggaaggaaggaaggatggaggaaggaaggaaaggagtaaggagacagtaaggacagaggaaagaaggaagggtcctcccttccttctttctccctcccttcctccttctctttcctccccttaccttcctgccttccttctttcctctgtccttatttcttccctccctcctaccttccttctttcctttccttccttccttcctccctcctttccttcctccttcctttccttccttcttcccttcctctacctccctcctttccttcctttctcctttccttccttcttcctttctcctttctttccttcttcctcccttcctcccttgactcgaggacaacaggagggttaagctgcTGGATTCTTTCCCGTCCTGATGTCTCTTCCTCTTCGTCCACAGACACGCTGTATTTCTTCGGCGACAACAACTTCACCGAGTGGCGACTTCTGTTCGAGCACTACGAGTCTCCACCGTACGTGCTGCCTCACACCAGCGGAGCGTACAGCTTCGGGATCGCAGGtgacagggttttttttttttgtgttatgtcttcatttaaaaagacagaaattacAGCCGCTAAAAAACTATACAactataatgtttaaaaaaaggaaggaaaggagtaaggagggagggaggaaaggagtaaggagggagggaggaaaagaggaaggaagtaaggagagaaggaaggaaaggagtaaggaggaaaaaggacGGAAAtgattaaggagggaggaaggaaaggagtagggagggagggaggaaaggagtaaggacagagggaggaaggaaggaaaggagtagggagggagggaggaaaggagtaaggagggagggaggaaggaaggaagtaaaaggagtaaggagggagggaggaaggaaggaaggaaggaaaggaaaggagtaaggagggagggagtaaaagaggaaggaagtaaggagagaaggaaggattgtgttttattgtgaaatgaaGAGCTTCTTTCATTGTGTATTAACAGTCACATTAAAGATCGATCATCTGTCTAACCTGCTGATGTTTTTCCTCTCCAGGTGCTGGAACAGGAGTCCCTTTCCACTGGCACGGCCCCGGTTACTCTGAGGTCATCTATGGCAGGAAGGTAAAAACATTCAATTCATGCCTGAGTTCATCATGAAGCTGTCCAATAAACCCCAGAATAACTTCACGTTCCTCACTCAGCGCTGGTTCCTCTACCCGCCTGATCAGGAGCCTCATTTCCACCCAAACTACACCACCCTGTCCTGGGTGACCGACACTTACCCCAACCTGCCTGAGAACGAGGCTCCTCTGGAGTGCACCATCAGACCTGGAGAGGTAAAGGCTTGTTAACGAGTTAGTATAAcgagaatcaggtgtgttagagggGAGAGAAAcctgagatagatagatagatggatggatggatggatggatggaattaAAGGAAGACTCACATGCGTCCAGGGTTAACAGAGGAggtttccttcctgtttgttgATCACAGGTTCTGTATTTCCCGGACCGCTGGTGGCACGCCACTCTGAACCTGGACACCAGCGTCTTTATCTCCACCTTCCTGGGCTGAGCTGACGgagacaaccccccccccccccacacacacacactcaaatactGGACACCAGCATCTTTATCTCCACCTTCCTAGGCTGAGCTGACGGAGACAAACCCCCCCACACTCAAATACTGGACACCAGCGTCTTTATCACCACCTTCCTGGGCTGAGCTGACGaagacaacccctcccatacTCAAATACTGGATACCAGCGTCTTTATCTCCACCTTCCTGGGCTAAGCTGACGaagacaacccctcccatacTCAAATACTGGACACCAGCGTCTTTATCTCCACCTTCCTGGGCTGAGCTGACGAAGACAACCCCTCCCACACTCAAATACTGGACACCAGCGTCTTTATCACCACCTTCCTGGGCTGAGCTGACGAAGACAACCCCTCCCACACTCAAATACTGGACACCAGCGTCTTTATCTCCACCTTCCTGGGCTGAGCTGACGAAGACAACCCCTCCCACACTCAAATACTGGATACCAGCGTCTTTATCTCCACCTTCCTGGGCTGAGCTGACGAAGACAACCCCTCCCACACTCAAATACTGGACACCAGCGTCTTTATCTCCACCTTCCTGGGCTGAGCTGACGAAGACAACCCCTCCCACACTCAAATACTGGACACCAGCGTCTTTATCTACACCTT encodes:
- the jmjd8 gene encoding jmjC domain-containing protein 8; translated protein: METNSVQFILKCLIVFLTAELLLADGGWFLNSDYRLEDEGPCNIDVLDSSSLSHQQFMERYAYSRPVILRGLTDNTKFRSLCSKSSLLEEYGDRKVRLSTANTYSYKKVDVPFKEYVEMLLRPQSVDSLGSDTLYFFGDNNFTEWRLLFEHYESPPYVLPHTSGAYSFGIAGAGTGVPFHWHGPGYSEVIYGRKRWFLYPPDQEPHFHPNYTTLSWVTDTYPNLPENEAPLECTIRPGEVLYFPDRWWHATLNLDTSVFISTFLG